Proteins from one Muntiacus reevesi chromosome X, mMunRee1.1, whole genome shotgun sequence genomic window:
- the UBL4A gene encoding ubiquitin-like protein 4A isoform X1, producing MQLTVKALQGRECSLQVSEDELVSTLKHLVSEKLNIPVRQQRLLFKGKALADGKRLSDYSIGPNSKLNLVVKPLEKVLLEESTARKTAEAPAPPPAAWPLISRVLARHFSAADASRVLDQLQRDYERSLSRLTLDDIERLAGRFLHPEATEAMEKGFSNVCFIPGLYLRIRRWLPAASTEPLGHSQHGAPSRPLA from the exons ATGCAGCTAACGGTGAAGGCACTCCAGGGCCGCGAGTGCAGCCTTCAG GTGTCAGAGGACGAGCTGGTGTCCACGCTGAAACATCTGGTCTCCGAGAAGCTGAACATCCCTGTCCGCCAGCAGCGGCTGCTGTTCAAGGGCAAGGCCCTGGCAG ATGGGAAAAGACTCTCCGATTACAGCATCGGGCCGAATTCCAAGCTCAACCTAGTGGTCAAACCTCTGGAGAAGGTGTTACTGGAAGAAAGCACCGCGCGGAAAACGGCCGAGGCCCCGGCCCCACCACCCGCCGCCTGGCCGCTGATTTCCAGAGTCCTGGCCCGGCACTTCAGCGCCGCCGATGCCAGCAGAGTCCTGGATCAACTCCAGAGG GATTATGAGCGGTCCCTGAGCCGCCTAACGCTGGATGACATTGAACGCTTGGCTGGCCGCTTCCTGCACCCCGAAGCGACTGAAGCTATGGAGAAGGGGTTCTCCAA TGTCTGCTTCATCCCAGGCCTCTACCTCAGGATCAGAAGATGGCTGCCTGCAGCTTCCACCGAACCCCTCGGTCACAGCCAGCACGGAGCACCTTCCCGTCCTCTAGCGTAG
- the FAM3A gene encoding protein FAM3A, which translates to MRLAGPLRIMALVITVAVTWIVVSILLGGLGFPRIQQLFTSQENSVTAEPRARKYKCGLPQPCPEEHLAFRVVSGAANVIGPKICLEDRMLMSSVKDNVGRGLNIALVNGVNGDLIEARAFDMWAGDVNDLLKFIRPLHEGTLVFVASYDDPATKMNEETRKLFSDLGSKNVKDLAFRDSWVFVGAKGVQNKSPFEQHVKNSKHTNKYEGWPEALEMEGCIPRRPAAS; encoded by the exons ATGAGGTTGGCAG GCCCCCTTCGCATCATGGCTCTGGTCATCACCGTGGCTGTCACCTGGATCGTAGTCAGCATCCTCCTTGGTGGCCTTGGCTTTCCTCGGATCCAGCAACTCTTCACCA GCCAAGAGAACTCAGTGACTGCAG AGCCTCGGGCCAGGAAGTACAAATGCGGTCTGCCCCAGCCGTGCCCCGAGGAGCACCTGGCCTTCCGTGTGGTCAGTGGCGCTGCCAATGTCATTGGACCCAAGATCTGCCTGGAAGACAGGAT GCTTATGAGCAGTGTCAAGGACAACGTGGGCCGGGGACTGAACATCGCCCTGGTGAATG GGGTCAATGGAGACCTCATCGAGGCCCGCGCCTTCGACATGTGGGCGGGAG ATGTCAACGACCTGCTGAAGTTCATCCGACCGCTTCACGAAGGCACTCTGGTGTTTGTGGCTTCCTACGACGACCCAGCCACCAA AATGAATGAAGAGACCCGGAAGCTTTTCAGTGATCTGGGCAGCAAGAACGTCAAGGACCTGGCCTTCCGGGACAGCTGGGTGTTTGTGGGGGCCAAGGGTGTGCAGAACAAGAGCCCCTTTGAGCAG CACGTGAAGAATAGCAAGCACACCAATAAGTATGAAGGCTGGCCCGAGGCGCTGGAAATGGAGGGCTGCATTCCCAGGAGGCCTGCAGCCAGCTAG
- the SLC10A3 gene encoding P3 protein has protein sequence MVFRSGEACSLQWPGPEGGTGCTGPQSILRATLLLVSLLWGARGTASASLSPTLGHPVPLTRARYLSIGDGSVMEFEFPEESEGIIVITSQYPGQGNRTGPSPVLRVTSLDPEVLTIKNVSAIAWGSGGSFVVSIRSGLPGIAPLHIQLTDPREAPPRLIEERRDFCIKVSPTEDTPTTLGTDLVHFSENPILYLLLPLIFVNKCSFGCKVELEVLKGLLQNPQPMLLGLLGQFLVMPFYAFLMAKVFMLPKALALGLIITCSSPGGGGSYLFSLLLGGDVTLAISMTFISTVAATGFLPLSSAVYSRLLSIHETLHVPISKILGTLLFIAIPIAAGVVIKSKLPKFSQLLLHVIKPFSFVLLLGGLFLAYRMGVFILAGVRLPIVLVGFTVPLVGLLVGYGLATCLKLPVAQRRTVSIEVGVQNSLLALAMLQLSLRRLQADYASQAPFLVALSGTSEMLALVIGHFIYSSVCSVP, from the coding sequence ATGGTGTTTAGGAGTGGTGAAGCCTGCTCCCTGCAGTGGCCTGGCCCAGAAGGGGGCACTGGTTGCACGGGCCCCCAAAGCATACTCAGGGCCACCCTACTGCTTGTCAGCTTGCTCTGGGGGGCCCGGGGAACAGCCAGTGCCAGTCTCAGCCCAACTCTGGGTCATCCCGTGCCCCTGACCAGGGCCCGCTACCTGAGCATTGGAGATGGCTCTGTGATGGAGTTTGAGTTCCCAGAAGAGAGTGAGGGCATCATTGTGATCACAAGCCAGTACCCAGGCCAGGGCAACAGGACGGGGCCCAGCCCCGTGCTGAGGGTCACCTCCCTGGACCCAGAGGTGCTGACCATCAAGAATGTGAGTGCTATAGCCTGGGGCAGCGGTGGCAGCTTCGTGGTGAGCATCCGCTCGGGCCTACCTGGGATAGCCCCACTCCACATCCAGCTCACGGACCCCCGTGAGGCCCCACCCAGGCTGATCGAGGAGCGGAGAGATTTCTGCATCAAGGTCTCACCCACTGAAGACACCCCCACCACCCTTGGCACTGACTTGGTTCACTTCTCAGAGAACCCAATCCTCTACTTGCTCCTGCCTCTTATCTTCGTCAATAAGTGTTCATTTGGGTGCAAAGTGGAGCTCGAGGTGCTGAAGGGGCTCTTGCAGAACCCCCAGCCCATGCTGCTGGGCCTTCTAGGCCAGTTTCTAGTCATGCCCTTCTATGCTTTTCTGATGGCTAAGGTCTTCATGCTGCCCAAGGCCCTGGCTCTGGGCCTCATCATCACTTGCTCGTCGCCCGGCGGCGGGGGGAGCTACCTCTTCAGCCTCCTCCTTGGAGGGGACGTCACTCTGGCCATCTCTATGACTTTCATCTCAACGGTGGCTGCCACTGGCTTCCTGCCACTGTCCTCAGCCGTCTACAGTCGCCTGCTCAGCATCCATGAAACACTCCATGTGCCCATTTCCAAGATCCTGGGGACCCTGCTATTCATTGCCATCCCCATCGCAGCAGGCGTGGTAATCAAGTCCAAGCTCCCCAAGTTCTCGCAGCTACTGCTGCATGTCATCAAGCCCTTCAGCTTTGTGCTGCTCCTGGGTGGCCTCTTCCTGGCCTACCGCATGGGGGTCTTCATCCTGGCAGGCGTCAGGTTGCCTATTGTGTTGGTGGGCTTCACGGTGCCCCTGGTCGGCCTCCTGGTGGGCTACGGCCTGGCCACATGCCTGAAGCTGCCAGTGGCCCAGCGGCGGACTGTCAGCATTGAGGTAGGGGTGCAAAACAGCCTGCTGGCCTTGGCCATGCTGCAGCTGTCCCTCCGCCGCCTCCAGGCTGACTACGCCTCCCAGGCCCCTTTCCTTGTGGCACTTAGTGGCACCTCGGAGATGCTGGCCTTAGTAATTGGCCACTTCATCTATAGCAGTGTGTGCTCCGTTCCCTGA
- the UBL4A gene encoding ubiquitin-like protein 4A isoform X2 yields the protein MQLTVKALQGRECSLQVSEDELVSTLKHLVSEKLNIPVRQQRLLFKGKALADGKRLSDYSIGPNSKLNLVVKPLEKVLLEESTARKTAEAPAPPPAAWPLISRVLARHFSAADASRVLDQLQRDYERSLSRLTLDDIERLAGRFLHPEATEAMEKGFSK from the exons ATGCAGCTAACGGTGAAGGCACTCCAGGGCCGCGAGTGCAGCCTTCAG GTGTCAGAGGACGAGCTGGTGTCCACGCTGAAACATCTGGTCTCCGAGAAGCTGAACATCCCTGTCCGCCAGCAGCGGCTGCTGTTCAAGGGCAAGGCCCTGGCAG ATGGGAAAAGACTCTCCGATTACAGCATCGGGCCGAATTCCAAGCTCAACCTAGTGGTCAAACCTCTGGAGAAGGTGTTACTGGAAGAAAGCACCGCGCGGAAAACGGCCGAGGCCCCGGCCCCACCACCCGCCGCCTGGCCGCTGATTTCCAGAGTCCTGGCCCGGCACTTCAGCGCCGCCGATGCCAGCAGAGTCCTGGATCAACTCCAGAGG GATTATGAGCGGTCCCTGAGCCGCCTAACGCTGGATGACATTGAACGCTTGGCTGGCCGCTTCCTGCACCCCGAAGCGACTGAAGCTATGGAGAAGGGGTTCTCCAAGTAG